A part of Pararoseomonas sp. SCSIO 73927 genomic DNA contains:
- a CDS encoding translocation/assembly module TamB domain-containing protein: protein MRRFGKILLAVIGVLLVLPVVLLLAGWLALNVKPGQDAIARLAMGFVPGLQIENLHGGLPAAPRIGRVVLSDSQGPYLVIEDIALDLDLLRLTSREFRVANLSAGKVTFSRLPVPDPNAPPAPASEPGPLLPQIPQLPVQVALERLSLPRVELGAAVAGIPATLSLEAGGRLGADGVFLGAKGRRLDAPGALDLDLALAPGDRVKIDLRYDEPRGGLVAGLLGKPEQATRVQVALDGPATGAGFTLLADMGETARVNGRGTLSLPAGGGVGLEAAGDAALGGFLPAPVAALRFDLRTLPAEGGATRIERARVETAAATVEARGIVGSALDVSFDARVNDANTLAGLVPATVGWGGIEARGTVTGTTAAPELRLDATLRDPRLPEPAPGLLGPAPTVLLRANQQRVHELAVNGRAVTLRAEGAFGQTLDLTLNAALAAQDIPNVPVRGQLEARARVTGPAATPAVALDASSPALEAYGRRFEALRLEANLPNATVPAGALNLSARLQGLNLSAEARAAQDGERLRVETLRAALGPARLEGRGEFNLTRMLGTADLLLEAADLAPLTPVAGTPLGGGVRLSARLAPQGAEGVQRQGIEAELRANNLRAGGQVVNGTVQASGTDAALDLRGDVRALDGRATLRARLALDQPDKRIELSALDLQRQALGIRLTAPATIIIGANGGFSTPGLALQGRPGGALRVAGRWGPDNADLRATLSALPLSVANLFVPDPPLAGTVSGEVRLSGPVARPGIDGELRGTGLRSGAPWGRNLPEGTLTATARMRGEQVETRAEFRLGRGLSLNLDARVPSDFQGPISATLRGTTDIAVLAAPFLIGGANRVAGTVTIDARAGGTVQAPQISGGARIAGGSFRNLEYGLALRDITGSLRGDMDRIVVESITARAGTGTLTARGQVQPFAEGQPIEMTVAGQNLAPVSSDLFRGAFDADMRLSGLLARGMRLAGTITTRSSVIGIPEGLPGGVADIGEVREVGRGAPPPPRGTAAARRGAAREASAAAPPAGAAPLELDITLRAPGQVYLRGRGLDVELGGDVRIGGTISEIVSQGALRLRRGTLTVLDRRLTFQRGVLTFQGDIASPEIDLLATSRVSSTTINVTVTGTPRAPKIEFTSSPELPQDEVLARLIFNRSADKLSPFQIAQLARVLSGAVSGGQEDPVSGFFGRVSRTLGLDRLGVGTGANGTPGIEAGGYLGQGIYLNVDPGTSTGSPRVGVEIELTPRLKLESGAGTDSQGAGLTYEYEY from the coding sequence ATGCGCCGTTTCGGGAAGATCCTGCTCGCCGTCATCGGCGTGCTGCTGGTGCTGCCGGTCGTGTTGCTGCTGGCCGGGTGGCTGGCCCTGAACGTGAAGCCCGGGCAGGACGCGATCGCGCGGCTGGCCATGGGCTTCGTGCCGGGGCTGCAGATCGAGAACCTGCATGGCGGCCTGCCCGCCGCGCCGCGCATCGGGCGCGTGGTGCTCTCCGACAGCCAGGGCCCCTACCTCGTCATCGAGGACATCGCGCTGGACCTGGACCTGCTGCGGCTGACCTCGCGGGAGTTCCGGGTCGCCAATCTCTCCGCAGGCAAGGTGACCTTCAGCCGGCTTCCGGTGCCGGACCCGAACGCCCCCCCTGCCCCGGCCTCCGAGCCCGGGCCCTTGCTGCCGCAGATTCCGCAGCTTCCCGTGCAGGTGGCGCTGGAGCGCCTCTCCCTGCCCCGCGTGGAGCTCGGCGCGGCGGTGGCCGGCATCCCGGCCACCCTCTCGCTTGAGGCGGGCGGCAGGCTGGGCGCTGACGGCGTCTTCCTCGGCGCCAAGGGACGGCGGCTGGACGCGCCGGGCGCGCTGGACCTCGACCTGGCGCTGGCGCCGGGGGACCGGGTGAAGATCGACCTGCGCTACGACGAGCCGCGGGGCGGGCTGGTCGCCGGGCTGCTCGGCAAGCCGGAGCAGGCGACGCGGGTGCAGGTGGCGCTGGACGGGCCGGCGACGGGCGCCGGGTTCACCCTGCTGGCAGACATGGGCGAGACCGCGCGCGTGAACGGGCGCGGCACGCTGAGCCTGCCCGCGGGCGGCGGCGTGGGGCTGGAGGCGGCGGGCGACGCGGCGCTGGGCGGCTTCCTGCCCGCCCCTGTCGCGGCGCTGCGCTTCGACCTTCGCACCCTGCCCGCCGAGGGCGGCGCGACCCGGATCGAGCGCGCGCGGGTGGAGACGGCGGCCGCAACGGTCGAGGCGCGGGGCATCGTGGGCTCGGCCCTGGACGTCTCCTTCGACGCCCGGGTGAACGACGCCAACACCCTCGCCGGGCTCGTCCCGGCGACGGTCGGCTGGGGCGGCATCGAGGCGCGTGGCACGGTTACCGGCACCACCGCCGCGCCGGAGCTGCGGCTGGATGCCACGCTGCGCGACCCGCGACTGCCGGAGCCGGCGCCGGGGCTGCTGGGTCCGGCGCCGACGGTGCTGCTGCGGGCGAACCAGCAGCGGGTGCACGAACTCGCCGTGAACGGGCGCGCGGTGACGCTGCGGGCGGAAGGCGCGTTTGGGCAGACCCTGGACCTGACGCTGAACGCGGCCCTGGCCGCGCAGGACATTCCCAACGTGCCGGTGCGCGGGCAGCTTGAAGCCCGCGCGCGGGTGACGGGGCCGGCTGCCACCCCGGCCGTGGCGCTCGATGCCTCCTCGCCCGCTCTGGAAGCCTATGGCCGCCGCTTCGAGGCGCTGCGGCTGGAGGCGAACCTGCCGAACGCCACGGTGCCCGCTGGCGCCCTGAACCTCTCCGCCCGGCTGCAGGGGCTGAATCTCTCGGCCGAGGCACGGGCGGCACAGGACGGCGAGCGGCTGCGGGTGGAGACGCTCCGCGCCGCGCTGGGCCCGGCCCGGCTGGAAGGGCGCGGCGAGTTCAACCTGACGCGGATGCTGGGCACGGCCGACCTTCTGCTGGAAGCTGCCGATCTCGCGCCCCTGACCCCGGTGGCCGGAACGCCGCTGGGCGGCGGGGTGCGGCTCTCCGCCCGGCTGGCGCCGCAGGGCGCCGAGGGGGTCCAGCGCCAGGGGATCGAGGCGGAGTTGCGGGCGAACAACCTGCGCGCCGGCGGGCAGGTGGTGAACGGCACCGTCCAGGCGAGCGGGACGGACGCGGCGCTGGACCTGCGCGGCGACGTGCGGGCGCTGGACGGTCGGGCGACGCTGCGGGCTCGGTTGGCGCTAGACCAGCCGGACAAGCGGATCGAGCTATCGGCGCTCGACCTGCAGCGGCAGGCGCTGGGCATCCGGCTCACCGCGCCGGCCACGATCATCATCGGGGCGAATGGCGGCTTTTCCACGCCCGGGCTGGCGTTGCAGGGGCGGCCGGGCGGGGCATTGCGCGTGGCCGGGCGCTGGGGACCGGACAACGCGGACCTGCGCGCCACCCTCTCGGCGCTGCCGCTCTCGGTCGCCAACCTCTTCGTGCCGGATCCGCCGCTTGCCGGAACGGTCTCGGGCGAGGTCCGGCTTTCCGGGCCGGTCGCGCGGCCGGGGATCGACGGCGAGCTGCGCGGGACGGGGCTGCGCTCCGGCGCGCCCTGGGGCCGGAACCTGCCGGAGGGCACGCTGACGGCCACCGCCCGGATGCGCGGTGAGCAGGTGGAGACGCGGGCGGAGTTCCGCCTGGGCCGCGGCCTCTCCCTCAACCTCGACGCGCGGGTGCCGAGCGACTTCCAGGGGCCGATCTCCGCCACGCTGCGGGGAACCACGGACATCGCCGTTCTCGCCGCGCCCTTCCTGATCGGCGGCGCCAACCGCGTGGCGGGCACGGTGACGATCGACGCGCGCGCGGGCGGGACGGTGCAGGCACCGCAGATCTCGGGCGGCGCGCGCATCGCGGGCGGCAGCTTCCGCAACCTGGAGTACGGGCTCGCCCTGCGGGACATCACGGGCAGCCTGCGGGGGGACATGGACCGGATCGTGGTGGAGAGCATCACCGCCCGCGCCGGCACGGGCACGCTGACGGCGCGCGGGCAGGTGCAGCCCTTCGCCGAGGGGCAGCCGATCGAGATGACGGTGGCCGGGCAGAACCTGGCGCCGGTCTCGAGCGATCTGTTCCGCGGCGCCTTCGATGCGGACATGCGCCTCTCCGGCCTGCTGGCGCGCGGTATGCGGCTGGCGGGCACGATCACCACGCGCTCCTCCGTGATCGGCATCCCCGAGGGGCTGCCGGGCGGCGTGGCCGATATCGGCGAGGTGCGGGAGGTCGGGCGCGGGGCCCCTCCCCCGCCGCGCGGCACGGCGGCCGCCCGGAGGGGCGCCGCGCGTGAGGCGAGCGCGGCCGCCCCGCCGGCCGGGGCCGCGCCGCTGGAGCTGGACATCACGCTGCGGGCGCCGGGCCAAGTCTATCTGCGCGGGCGCGGGCTGGACGTGGAGCTGGGCGGCGACGTGCGGATCGGCGGCACGATCTCCGAGATCGTCTCCCAGGGCGCGCTGCGGCTGCGGCGCGGGACGCTGACGGTGCTGGACCGGCGCCTGACCTTCCAGCGCGGCGTGCTGACCTTCCAGGGCGACATTGCTTCGCCGGAGATCGACCTGCTTGCCACCTCCCGCGTGTCCTCCACCACGATCAACGTGACCGTCACGGGCACGCCGCGGGCGCCGAAGATCGAGTTCACCTCGTCGCCGGAACTGCCGCAGGACGAGGTGCTGGCGCGGCTGATCTTCAACCGCTCCGCCGACAAGCTCTCGCCCTTCCAGATCGCCCAGCTCGCCCGCGTGCTCTCGGGCGCCGTCTCCGGCGGGCAGGAGGATCCGGTGAGCGGCTTCTTCGGGCGGGTCAGCCGCACGCTGGGGCTGGACCGGCTGGGCGTGGGCACGGGGGCGAACGGCACGCCGGGGATTGAGGCCGGCGGCTATCTTGGCCAGGGCATCTACCTCAACGTGGATCCCGGCACGAGCACGGGCTCGCCCCGTGTCGGCGTTGAGATCGAGTTGACGCCGCGGCTGAAGCTGGAGAGCGGCGCAGGCACGGACAGCCAGGGAGCGGGGCTGACCTACGAGTACGAGTACTGA
- a CDS encoding M20/M25/M40 family metallo-hydrolase yields MSALEAVLARIDAAEAEIRARYFEFLRIPSVSAQPPHAADCRRAGEWLVGELRSIGFTAELRETKGHPAVVAFHPGPGGSVRPLLYYGHYDVQPAEPFELWTSPPFEPTVREGRNGPVTVARGAVDDKGQVMTWLAAMRAWHEVAGGPPTAIRVLVEGEEEIGSPSLDPFLEEHAGELREARAVIVSDTNMWDPRSPAISARLRGMAYAQIDLFAASRDLHSGLYGGMALNPINLLCCILAELTDESGRIQLPGFYDAVPEVGGNLDAAWDSLGFDEARFLGDIGLSVPAGEKGLKPLVRQWARPTCDVNGIWGGYTGEGSKTVIAAEAHAKVSFRLVGDQDPNAVLDSLEAFVRARLPADARAEVQRFASAPPVVVPEDSAEVAAARRALAAEYGREAVLIGSGGSIPVVESFRRILGLDSVLMGFGLDDDQVHSPNEKFDWACLMHGARSHARLLAELAG; encoded by the coding sequence CGGGCCGGAGAGTGGCTGGTCGGGGAACTCCGCTCCATCGGCTTCACGGCCGAGCTGCGAGAAACCAAAGGCCATCCCGCCGTCGTCGCCTTCCACCCCGGCCCGGGCGGCAGCGTCCGGCCGCTGCTCTACTACGGCCACTACGACGTCCAGCCCGCCGAGCCCTTCGAGCTCTGGACCTCTCCGCCTTTTGAGCCGACGGTCAGGGAGGGGCGGAACGGCCCAGTGACCGTGGCCCGCGGCGCCGTGGACGACAAGGGACAGGTCATGACCTGGCTCGCCGCCATGCGCGCCTGGCACGAGGTGGCCGGCGGCCCGCCGACTGCCATCCGCGTCCTGGTGGAGGGCGAGGAGGAGATCGGCAGCCCCAGCCTGGACCCCTTCCTGGAGGAGCATGCCGGCGAGCTTCGTGAGGCGCGCGCTGTCATCGTCTCCGACACCAACATGTGGGACCCGCGCAGCCCGGCAATCTCCGCGCGTCTTCGCGGCATGGCCTACGCCCAGATTGACCTCTTCGCCGCTTCCCGAGATCTGCATTCCGGCCTGTACGGCGGGATGGCGCTGAACCCAATCAACCTTCTCTGCTGCATTCTGGCGGAGCTGACGGATGAGAGCGGCCGCATCCAGCTGCCCGGCTTTTACGACGCCGTTCCGGAGGTGGGCGGCAATCTCGACGCCGCCTGGGACTCCCTTGGCTTCGACGAGGCCCGCTTTCTCGGCGATATCGGCCTCTCCGTCCCGGCTGGCGAGAAGGGGCTGAAGCCGCTGGTCCGACAGTGGGCCCGCCCGACCTGCGACGTGAACGGCATCTGGGGCGGCTACACCGGCGAGGGCTCCAAGACCGTCATCGCGGCGGAAGCGCACGCCAAGGTCTCCTTCCGCCTCGTCGGCGACCAGGACCCGAACGCCGTCCTCGACTCGCTGGAAGCCTTCGTCAGGGCTCGCCTCCCCGCCGATGCGCGCGCGGAAGTCCAGCGCTTCGCCTCCGCCCCGCCCGTCGTGGTGCCGGAGGACAGCGCGGAGGTGGCGGCCGCCCGCCGGGCGCTCGCCGCGGAGTACGGGCGGGAGGCGGTGCTGATCGGCTCAGGCGGCTCCATCCCCGTCGTGGAGAGCTTCCGCCGTATCCTTGGCCTGGACAGCGTGCTCATGGGCTTCGGGCTGGACGACGACCAGGTCCACAGCCCGAACGAGAAGTTCGACTGGGCCTGCCTCATGCACGGCGCCCGCAGCCATGCCCGGCTGCTGGCCGAACTGGCCGGCTGA